The genomic window GCTGGCGGCTTGCGCGTACCTGCGCGATTTGTTCCTGGAGAAAATCATGCTCCGCCGGCGACAAATCATAAAGCCCGGTGAAACGCGCAAACAGGACTCCCATTGTATCTGCCGCCGTTGCCGCCGGCAGTCGATTCTCTGCTGCTGAACCCGCGGCAACCTGCACCAGCCAGTCAATCGCCTGGGCTGCGATAGGGCACGCGACGGTGCCGGTTGTGCGGCTGCGAAAGGGTACGCCGTGCACCGCACGCTGGCCGCAAATCGCGAGGCCGGCATGGTGGCCGAAAAACACCGGTTCGGGAAAACTGCCGGGCGGCGCACAGCCCTGTGCCTGCAAGCGCACCAGCATGCGCTGTTCATTTTCCAGGCGGTAGTTGAACTCCGGCGCGCGCGTCATTTTGACGACCAGCTCGGGCCGGCGGCTCTTGCGATCGAACAAGAAAAAGATGGTCTTGTTGGAATTGTATTTTCCGCGGGCGGAGACGCCGCAGCGGTAGTGCGACAAATCCACGCCCTGTTGGCCGGCGAGTTCGCGCAAGAAACGCGGCGGGGCATGGACTCCCGCGGCAGCGCCGGCGCGATTCACCAGCACCGCATGCCGCGGCATCAGGCGGGAAAACTGGCCGGAGCTGCTGAGCGCGAGTCCGAGCCGGCTGATCAACCGCTTGGACCTCGACTGGCCGTAGAGCAGGTTGGCAAACGCAAAGCGCGCCATGGCCACTTCGCCCAACGGGAAGGCGGTGCGCCAGTCGCCGCCGAACGGCGTGAGCCAAAAGTGGCGCGCGGCCGGCAGACCCAGGTGCCGCAGTTTTGCCAGCAGCCGCGCGGCGATCAGGCGCTTGCCGTAACCGTGGCTCTCGAAATAGATCGTGCCGTGCGGCGCCAAGAGGCGGCCGCAGCTCTCCAGGAAGGCGGGATGCTTCAGCGCGTGCGGCACGCCCTGCCGGCCGGCGAGCAGAATCAGATCCACGCCGGCCTCGGGCAGCGCCAACCCCGCAAACTCGGCAGGAGTCACCAGCCGCAGGCCGCGGCTGAAGAGCGTATCCCACTCCGCGCTGCGGGCGATTTGCGCGGGAACCGCCGCAGCGATCACGGTGATCTCCGGGCAAAGCGCGGTCAATGCCTGCACCGTGGGCAAGCCGGGCAGGCCCAGGGTCAGCACGCGCCTGAGCTGCAAGCTCGGCAGCAGAAATCGCCAGGGCGCGCAGGCCAGTCCACCGGTGAGATTCGTTCCCGGGATGAATTCGGTTTGTAAAGTGAGGTCGAGCATGCGTGTCACTGCAAAAGCTTTCCAATCAGCGGGAGCTTGAGAAGCTCGGGGAAATTCTCGGCGACGTGCAACCGCTTCTTGCTCACCATGATCACGAACAGGGAAATCATGGCGGCGAGCGTCACGGCAACGTAAAAATTGGTTTCAACCGCGAATTGCAGCACGAACAGTCCGCAGGCGCTGAGCGCGAGCAGCAAGTAGAAGGAGAAGTAACTCTTCTCGAACAAGCTCACGCCCGCGGCCAGGCGCAGCCCGGTTTGCTTGAAGATGTTGTGCACGATCATGGTGCCGGCGGTGCCGATCGCCGCGCCCAGCGCGCCATAGCGCGGAATGAGCAGCAGGTTGACGATGACATTGATCAGTGCGGCGGCGAGATTGATGCGCACGATGTAACCCAGCTGGCCGATCACCTTGAGCGTCAGGCCGTTGAAGCCGAGCGCGGCGCTGAAGTAATAGCCCAGCGACAGCAGCGCCAAAATGATGCCGGATTGCTGATAGCGCTCACCGTAGAGAAAGAGCGTGAGCGGCTCGGCAACGGAAAACGTCAGCGCGAACACCGGGAACGACAGCACCGCCAGCCAGATCGCGGTTTTCCAGTAGAGTTCATTGATGCCGGCATGATCTCCCTTGGCGAACAGCCGCGCCGCGGTGGGCGTGAACAGCAGCGCGAAGCTGTTCATCACGATGGTGTTGAGCTTGGCCGCGGGCAGCACTACGCGATAGTAGGCGACTTGCGTGGCGTCGTGAAAATAGCCGAGCAGCAGGGCGTCAGCCGAATGGATCACCACGGAAACCAGATCCGAAGTCATCATGGGCAGGGTGAAGGCAAACACGGCGCGCAGCGGCACGGCCATGCCGCTTGCACGCCAGCGGCCAATGAGGTTCTCCTGGCGCAACATGCGCAGAAAGAGCGCAACGTAGATCAACACCCCGAGTATGCTCGCGGACAGATAGCCGTAGGCGAGAAACAGGGCGTCGCTTTGAAACAGCATCAACAACATCACCACCGCCAGCTTCAGCAGCGGCCCGAGCACGTGCTTGCGAAAAAAGATCGAACGCGCGTTGGAAAAGCTGGCGAACAGGCCCATGAACAGGCCATCCAGCACTTCGACCGGAATCAAAAAGATCAGCACATAGAGCAACGTGAACGAAGCCTTGCCCTCGGCCATCAGCTTGGCGATCAAATCCGGCATCGCAAAAAAGGCGCTGATGAGCAACGAACTGGTGAGCAGAATCGTGCCGAACACCAGCGCGATGGTGCCGAAGAGCTTGTCGTATTCCTCTCTCTCATGATAGATCGGAATGAAGCGCGAAATCGCGCGATCCAGGCCGAGCGTGGCAAAGCCCTGGCAGAAGGACACCACCGAGAGCGCGTAGGCCCAGGCGCCGTAATCGCTGGTGGAAAGATGGCGAACGATCAGCACCTGCGATACGAAGTTGAGGCCGACGGAGAGCAGCCGGCCGCTCAACAGCAGGCTGGAGCCGCGAATCTGCTTGCGCGCCGCGTCCTTCTTGGTTGTGCGGGGCGGGGCCGCGATTTCGGTTGTGGAATCTGCCATGTTATCCTGTTTCGAGATACAGCCGTGGGCTGCAAATTTTCTGAAATGCGCTGCGCCGCGGCGCGGGCTGTTACCGGCACGGATGATTCATTTCGTCTGCGTCCGAGAATGTTCCAACCTCGGCTCAGCCAAAGTTGCCAGAACGCCGCGTGGCGCGGAAACCCTGCGGTATTGCCTGCAACGGCCCAGCCGTTGCCGGAACACTTCTCTTGCAAGGCGGCGATTCCGGTCGAACACTATTTCTTCGCATGCCGCTTGCGATAGCGCTCCCAAATGATCGCGGTCACCGCGCGTTGTACCACGAGAGCGGGCTGGGAGGCCTCCACCACCACCATTTGCGGCAGGCTGTGCTGCAGGCTGAGATAGCCCTGGCGCTGTTGTTCCAGCCAAGCCGGCGAATGCTCGCCTTTGCGGCGATAAAGCAGCTCGCCGGGCGCATCGAGCAGGATGATCAAATCCGGGGTGGGCCAGCCGAGATTGAGCAGCGCCCGGCGCATGCGCTGGCGCAGCGTGGTGGCCGGCCGCGCGACCCAGGCATCATAAACAAAGCGATCGAACACCACGATCCGGCCGCGCCATTTTTGGAAATGCGCATAGCCGAAGCGATACCATTGTTCCAGCATGCGATTCACAAAGCCGAC from bacterium includes these protein-coding regions:
- a CDS encoding aminoglycoside phosphotransferase family protein → MLDLTLQTEFIPGTNLTGGLACAPWRFLLPSLQLRRVLTLGLPGLPTVQALTALCPEITVIAAAVPAQIARSAEWDTLFSRGLRLVTPAEFAGLALPEAGVDLILLAGRQGVPHALKHPAFLESCGRLLAPHGTIYFESHGYGKRLIAARLLAKLRHLGLPAARHFWLTPFGGDWRTAFPLGEVAMARFAFANLLYGQSRSKRLISRLGLALSSSGQFSRLMPRHAVLVNRAGAAAGVHAPPRFLRELAGQQGVDLSHYRCGVSARGKYNSNKTIFFLFDRKSRRPELVVKMTRAPEFNYRLENEQRMLVRLQAQGCAPPGSFPEPVFFGHHAGLAICGQRAVHGVPFRSRTTGTVACPIAAQAIDWLVQVAAGSAAENRLPAATAADTMGVLFARFTGLYDLSPAEHDFLQEQIAQVRASRQPFPAVLQHGDPGTWNMLVSEQNRVIVIDWEAGEAQGMPLWDLFYFMRSYGNWMARRQGLHDSLHGFARMFLATSPASAFLSQTVARYCAAIGLERELVAPLFFTCWLHRALKEASRLTPATLGEGHYYRLLKLCITQRHAPGLAALLDSKPPGHCSASRSSQHLIRV
- a CDS encoding flippase; this translates as MADSTTEIAAPPRTTKKDAARKQIRGSSLLLSGRLLSVGLNFVSQVLIVRHLSTSDYGAWAYALSVVSFCQGFATLGLDRAISRFIPIYHEREEYDKLFGTIALVFGTILLTSSLLISAFFAMPDLIAKLMAEGKASFTLLYVLIFLIPVEVLDGLFMGLFASFSNARSIFFRKHVLGPLLKLAVVMLLMLFQSDALFLAYGYLSASILGVLIYVALFLRMLRQENLIGRWRASGMAVPLRAVFAFTLPMMTSDLVSVVIHSADALLLGYFHDATQVAYYRVVLPAAKLNTIVMNSFALLFTPTAARLFAKGDHAGINELYWKTAIWLAVLSFPVFALTFSVAEPLTLFLYGERYQQSGIILALLSLGYYFSAALGFNGLTLKVIGQLGYIVRINLAAALINVIVNLLLIPRYGALGAAIGTAGTMIVHNIFKQTGLRLAAGVSLFEKSYFSFYLLLALSACGLFVLQFAVETNFYVAVTLAAMISLFVIMVSKKRLHVAENFPELLKLPLIGKLLQ